The following are encoded in a window of Arthrobacter antioxidans genomic DNA:
- a CDS encoding alpha-1,4-glucan--maltose-1-phosphate maltosyltransferase, whose protein sequence is MTTTTDQNRNAPYPEGLRFGRIPITAVSPVVEDGRFPAKALPGSGIAVGATVFREGHDQLGVSAVLYDPRGKEVQRIRMTPVGSGLDRWAGTLTPRTKGLHTFTIEGWSDLFGTWEHDATIKIAAGVDVELMLAEGAALFTRAAAERNARDASLFRRTAATLADASLTVDERLAAGLTPQIHEAIARQPLRSLVTASRAYPIDVERELAGRAAWYEFFPRSEGATYDPETAQWTSGTFREAAKRLDAVAAMNFDVVYLPPIHPIGHTHRKGPNNTLTAAPGDPGSPWAIGSADGGHDAIHPDLGTFEDFDAFVARAGELGLEVALDLALQAAPDHPWVQSHPEWFTTRVDGTIAYAENPPKKYQDIYPINFDNDPQGLAKEILRIVLMWVQHGVKIFRVDNPHTKPVQFWEWLIAKVNKKHPDVIFLAEAFTRPPVMHALGRAGFQQSYSYFTWRNTKTELEEYFTEISQVSPAYFRPNFFVNTPDILTEYLQYGGPAAFKIRAVLASMASPLWGVYSGYELFEHVARPGAEEYIDNEKFQYRPRDYAAAEAEGRSLAPFITRLNAIRRAHPALGDLENLSIHSSTDPATLVFVKHKQTAEGKDTIIVVVNVDPHSIRESTVSLDLAKLGLDAADVDESGTFLVDDLITGQTFAWGEHNYVRLDAHVEPAHILSIRRQH, encoded by the coding sequence GTGACCACCACTACCGACCAGAACCGAAATGCCCCTTATCCCGAAGGACTGCGGTTCGGCCGCATTCCCATCACCGCGGTCAGTCCCGTCGTCGAGGACGGACGCTTCCCTGCCAAGGCGCTTCCCGGCTCGGGTATCGCCGTGGGCGCCACCGTCTTCAGGGAAGGACACGACCAGCTGGGTGTATCGGCGGTCCTGTACGACCCCCGGGGCAAGGAGGTGCAGCGCATCCGCATGACACCGGTCGGCTCGGGGCTGGACCGCTGGGCCGGCACCCTGACCCCGCGCACCAAGGGCCTGCACACCTTCACCATCGAAGGCTGGTCCGACCTCTTCGGCACGTGGGAGCACGACGCGACCATCAAGATCGCGGCCGGCGTCGACGTCGAGCTGATGCTGGCGGAAGGCGCCGCTCTCTTCACCCGCGCGGCAGCGGAGCGCAACGCACGCGACGCTTCTCTCTTCCGCCGCACCGCCGCCACCCTCGCCGATGCTTCCCTGACCGTCGACGAGCGTCTCGCCGCCGGCCTGACGCCACAGATCCACGAGGCGATCGCCCGCCAGCCCCTCCGCTCGCTGGTCACCGCGTCCCGGGCGTACCCCATCGACGTCGAGCGGGAACTCGCCGGGCGGGCTGCCTGGTACGAGTTCTTCCCCCGCTCGGAAGGCGCCACCTACGACCCCGAGACGGCGCAGTGGACCTCCGGCACGTTCCGGGAGGCCGCCAAGCGCCTCGACGCCGTGGCCGCCATGAACTTCGACGTCGTCTACCTCCCGCCGATCCACCCGATCGGACACACGCACCGCAAGGGCCCGAACAACACCCTCACCGCCGCCCCCGGCGACCCGGGCTCGCCGTGGGCGATCGGATCCGCGGACGGCGGCCACGACGCCATCCACCCCGACCTCGGCACCTTCGAGGACTTCGACGCGTTCGTCGCACGGGCCGGGGAACTCGGTCTCGAGGTGGCCCTGGACCTCGCGCTGCAGGCCGCACCCGACCACCCCTGGGTCCAGTCGCACCCCGAGTGGTTCACCACCCGCGTCGACGGCACCATCGCCTACGCGGAGAACCCGCCGAAGAAGTACCAGGACATCTACCCCATCAACTTCGACAACGACCCCCAGGGCCTGGCGAAGGAGATCCTGCGGATCGTCCTCATGTGGGTCCAGCACGGCGTGAAGATCTTCCGGGTGGACAACCCGCACACCAAGCCCGTGCAGTTCTGGGAGTGGCTCATCGCCAAGGTGAACAAGAAGCACCCCGACGTCATCTTCCTCGCCGAGGCCTTCACGCGCCCGCCCGTGATGCACGCCCTGGGCCGCGCCGGGTTCCAGCAGTCCTACTCCTACTTCACGTGGCGCAACACCAAGACGGAGCTCGAGGAGTACTTCACGGAGATCAGCCAGGTCTCCCCGGCGTACTTCCGGCCCAACTTCTTCGTCAACACCCCGGACATCCTGACCGAGTACCTCCAGTACGGCGGCCCGGCCGCCTTCAAGATCAGGGCCGTGCTCGCCTCCATGGCGAGCCCGCTGTGGGGCGTCTACTCCGGCTACGAGCTCTTCGAGCACGTGGCCCGGCCCGGGGCCGAGGAGTACATCGACAACGAGAAGTTCCAGTACCGCCCGCGGGACTACGCCGCCGCCGAGGCCGAGGGCCGCTCGCTGGCCCCGTTCATCACGAGGCTCAATGCCATCCGGCGTGCCCACCCGGCGCTCGGTGACCTCGAGAACCTCTCGATCCACAGCAGCACCGATCCGGCCACGCTGGTCTTCGTCAAGCACAAGCAGACGGCGGAGGGCAAGGACACGATCATCGTCGTCGTCAACGTCGATCCGCACAGCATCCGGGAGAGTACCGTGTCGCTCGACCTGGCGAAGCTGGGGCTCGATGCGGCAGATGTCGACGAGAGCGGTACGTTCCTCGTGGACGACCTCATCACGGGACAGACCTTCGCATGGGGCGAACACAACTACGTCCGGCTGGACGCCCACGTGGAACCGGCTCACATTCTCTCAATCAGGAGGCAGCACTAG
- the treS gene encoding maltose alpha-D-glucosyltransferase, translating to MPNPFQLNAPGLAHDPLWYRKAVFYEALVRGFADANGDGSGDLSGLIEKLDYLQWLGVDCLWLPPFFKSPLRDGGYDISDYYDVLDEFGSLSDFKRLVAEAHARGVRVIIDLPVNHTSDQHHWFQESRRDPEGPYGDFYVWSDTDEKYEDARIIFVDTEESNWTFDPVRRQFFWHRFFSHQPDLNFENPKVQEAIFDVVRFWLDQGIDGFRADAIPYLFEEEGTNCENLPKTHEFLKRLRAMVDETYPGRVIIAEANQMPDEVVEYFGDADGPECHMAFHFPIMPRLFYALRDQKAAPIIETMKETPDIPAGAQWGTFLRNHDELTLEMVTSEEREAMLGWYAPDPRMRANVGIRRRLSPLLDNSRAEVELIHALLLSLPGSPFLYYGDEIGMGDNIWLEDRDASRTPMQWNPDRNAGFSPVDPGKLYLPVVQSLVYHYNHVNVEAQMASSSSLLHWVRQMLAVRKTHPAFGLGSYRHVAVESEHVLAFLREIDEGNAEGEQAESVLCVFNLSQHPVAARMRLPEFAGRGLRDLFGGSVFPAFGEDGEVTLTLGSHDFFWLRVRSASSNTSSPNTQALPVIPIPEGIR from the coding sequence GTGCCCAACCCCTTCCAGCTCAACGCACCTGGACTGGCCCACGACCCCCTCTGGTACCGCAAGGCGGTCTTCTACGAGGCTCTGGTGCGCGGTTTCGCCGATGCGAACGGGGACGGCTCCGGTGACCTGTCCGGTCTGATCGAGAAACTGGACTACCTCCAGTGGCTCGGTGTCGACTGCCTCTGGCTGCCGCCCTTCTTCAAGTCCCCGCTGCGGGACGGCGGGTACGACATCTCGGACTACTACGACGTCCTCGACGAGTTCGGCTCCCTCAGCGACTTCAAGCGGCTCGTCGCCGAGGCGCACGCCCGCGGCGTCCGGGTCATCATCGACCTGCCCGTGAACCACACCTCGGACCAGCACCACTGGTTCCAGGAGTCGCGGCGCGACCCCGAGGGGCCGTACGGCGACTTCTACGTCTGGAGCGACACCGACGAGAAGTACGAGGACGCGCGCATCATCTTCGTCGACACCGAGGAGTCCAACTGGACGTTCGACCCGGTGCGTCGGCAGTTCTTCTGGCACCGCTTCTTCAGCCACCAGCCGGATCTCAACTTCGAGAACCCCAAGGTGCAGGAAGCCATCTTCGACGTCGTGAGGTTCTGGCTGGACCAGGGCATCGACGGATTCCGCGCGGACGCCATCCCCTACCTGTTCGAGGAGGAGGGCACCAACTGCGAGAACCTGCCGAAGACGCACGAGTTCCTCAAGCGTCTGCGCGCGATGGTCGACGAGACCTACCCGGGCCGCGTCATCATCGCCGAGGCGAACCAGATGCCCGACGAGGTCGTCGAGTACTTCGGCGACGCCGACGGACCGGAGTGCCACATGGCGTTCCACTTCCCGATCATGCCGCGGCTCTTCTACGCGCTGCGGGACCAGAAGGCGGCGCCGATCATCGAGACGATGAAGGAGACGCCCGACATCCCGGCCGGGGCGCAGTGGGGCACCTTCCTCCGCAACCATGACGAGCTGACGCTCGAGATGGTCACCAGCGAGGAGCGCGAGGCCATGCTCGGCTGGTACGCACCGGATCCGCGCATGCGCGCGAACGTCGGTATCCGCCGTCGCCTGTCCCCGCTCCTGGACAATTCACGCGCCGAGGTGGAGCTCATCCACGCCCTCCTGCTGTCCCTGCCGGGCAGCCCGTTCCTCTACTACGGGGACGAGATCGGCATGGGCGACAACATCTGGCTGGAGGACCGCGACGCGTCGCGCACGCCGATGCAGTGGAACCCGGACCGCAACGCGGGCTTCTCCCCGGTGGATCCCGGCAAGCTGTACCTGCCGGTCGTGCAGTCGCTCGTCTACCACTACAACCACGTGAACGTCGAAGCCCAGATGGCCAGCTCGAGCTCCCTGCTCCACTGGGTGCGCCAGATGCTCGCGGTGCGCAAGACGCACCCCGCGTTCGGGCTCGGCTCCTACCGCCATGTGGCCGTCGAGTCCGAGCACGTGCTCGCCTTCCTCCGGGAGATCGACGAGGGCAACGCCGAGGGCGAGCAGGCGGAGTCGGTCCTGTGCGTCTTCAACCTCTCGCAGCACCCCGTCGCGGCGAGGATGCGCCTCCCCGAGTTCGCGGGCCGCGGCCTGCGTGACCTCTTCGGCGGTTCGGTCTTCCCTGCGTTCGGCGAGGACGGCGAGGTCACCCTGACGCTCGGCAGCCACGACTTCTTCTGGCTCCGGGTCCGTTCCGCCAGCTCCAACACGTCCTCCCCGAACACCCAGGCCCTCCCGGTCATCCCCATCCCGGAAGGGATCCGATGA
- the glgB gene encoding 1,4-alpha-glucan branching protein GlgB, protein MMAGHTPFIPEILTAWLPTQRWFPARGQSVELTVVGGTVLEDPTGAANFEVQFLAIASGRRTDVVSVPISYRSEPLDDASGLIGEVEHPELGRRWAYDATHDAAFVRLWVDFMLNAGSTADGRLNGVAIKAPAHQEPGTVQPVKVLQGEQSNTSVIYGSGPGSMIVKFFRVLAAGDSPDVELSAQLTAGGSTDTPDTFSWVTGTWQHADAAPGHQVTGHVSVLRDFVEGSTDAWRTASLAASTAADFTTEARGLGQAVARIHRQLDVALGHRTATDAEKKGFKEALAARIRWAWEEAGDAVGPLGAEVERVIRAVETLADIPPLQRIHADLHLGQVLQAPDGTWLVIDFEGEPLRPTAERSVPDVPLRDVVGMVRSLEYAAASRGAAPVGSPAAAETERWSDAAREAFLAGYAQEAGTPVDTDGPLFRALWLDKALYEVVYEIRNRPDWVEMPVRDVRRALGAQPGADATKAADMNPPKKAGPAKGAGKETLAGKAAKAVTETAKAVADKAKSATTEIADKAKDVATEAKGSSPAPAADPTPVAVEQSVLQQVSEGSYHQPHAVLGAHLDSDDIVTIRTLRRLARSVAVVTGTGRTELAHEHNGIWVGALPAENPGHVPDYRLEVVYDGDPVTVDDPYRFLPTLGEIDMHLIGEGRHETLWTALGAHVRRYSSVLGDIQGVSFAVWAPNARAVRVMGEFNGWDGSVNAMRVLGSTGIWEIFIPGAGAGTCYKFEILGNDGQWRQKADPMARGTEIPPLTGSKVVESTYVFGDDEWMQARAATDPHNGPMSVYEVHLGSWRQGLGYRELAEQLVEYVSWQGFTHVELMPVAEHPFGGSWGYQVTSYFAPTSRFGSPDDFKYLVDKLHQAGIGVIMDWVPAHFPKDEWALANFDGGTLYEHGDPFLGEHRDWGTLIFDFGRREVRNFLVANALYWLEEFHIDGLRVDAVASMLYLNYSREEGEWRPNKFGGQENLEAISFLQEVNATAYKRAPGIVMVAEESTAFDGVTRATSAGGLGFGIKWNMGWMHDTLEYIAEEPINRMYHHGKATFSMVYAYTENFMLPISHDEVVHGKGSLLRKMPGDRWQQLANVRAYLAFQWAHPGKQLIFMGTEFAQESEWAEQHSLDWWLTDTPSHKGVQQLVRSLNAVYRETPALYARDNEPAGFQWIDENDGEHNTLSFIRWDHQGNPLVCIANFAGGPHEGFRVGLPWAGEWTEVLNTDSEEFGGSGVGNSGVVTAREGAHNGQPAYGDVRVPPLGVLYLKPTTS, encoded by the coding sequence ATGATGGCGGGGCATACACCGTTCATCCCCGAGATCCTCACCGCCTGGCTCCCCACCCAGCGATGGTTCCCCGCACGGGGACAGTCGGTGGAGCTGACGGTCGTCGGCGGGACGGTCCTCGAGGACCCCACGGGGGCGGCGAACTTCGAGGTACAGTTCCTCGCGATCGCCTCGGGACGGCGCACCGACGTCGTCAGCGTGCCGATCAGCTACCGCAGCGAACCGCTCGACGACGCATCCGGCCTGATCGGCGAGGTGGAACACCCCGAACTGGGGCGGCGATGGGCCTACGACGCGACGCACGACGCCGCTTTCGTGCGCCTCTGGGTGGACTTCATGCTCAATGCGGGCAGCACGGCGGACGGGCGCCTGAACGGCGTCGCCATCAAGGCGCCGGCCCACCAGGAGCCCGGCACCGTCCAGCCCGTCAAGGTCCTGCAGGGCGAGCAGTCGAACACCTCGGTGATCTACGGTTCCGGGCCCGGCTCCATGATCGTGAAGTTCTTCCGGGTGCTCGCCGCGGGTGACAGCCCCGATGTGGAGCTCAGCGCCCAGCTCACCGCAGGCGGTTCCACCGACACACCGGACACCTTCAGCTGGGTGACCGGCACGTGGCAGCACGCCGACGCCGCACCGGGCCACCAGGTCACGGGGCACGTGAGCGTGCTGCGTGACTTCGTCGAGGGCAGTACCGACGCCTGGCGCACGGCGTCCCTCGCCGCGTCCACTGCCGCCGACTTCACCACGGAGGCCCGCGGACTCGGGCAGGCCGTCGCGAGGATCCACCGGCAGCTCGACGTCGCCCTCGGGCACCGCACGGCGACCGACGCCGAGAAGAAGGGCTTCAAGGAAGCCCTCGCCGCGCGCATCCGCTGGGCCTGGGAGGAAGCCGGCGACGCCGTCGGACCGCTCGGCGCGGAGGTGGAGCGCGTCATCCGCGCCGTGGAGACGCTCGCGGACATCCCGCCCCTGCAGCGGATCCACGCCGACCTGCACCTCGGTCAGGTCCTGCAGGCGCCGGACGGCACCTGGCTCGTCATCGACTTCGAGGGCGAGCCGCTTCGGCCCACCGCCGAGCGGAGCGTCCCTGACGTGCCGCTGCGCGACGTCGTCGGTATGGTCCGCTCGCTCGAATACGCGGCGGCGTCCCGTGGCGCCGCACCAGTGGGTTCGCCCGCGGCGGCCGAGACCGAGCGGTGGTCCGACGCCGCCCGCGAAGCATTCCTCGCCGGCTACGCGCAGGAAGCCGGTACGCCCGTCGACACCGACGGCCCGCTCTTCCGCGCACTCTGGCTCGACAAAGCCCTGTACGAAGTCGTCTACGAGATCCGCAACAGACCGGACTGGGTCGAGATGCCCGTCCGGGATGTCCGACGCGCGCTGGGTGCACAGCCCGGTGCGGACGCCACGAAAGCAGCTGACATGAATCCCCCCAAGAAGGCCGGTCCCGCCAAGGGCGCAGGCAAGGAAACCCTCGCGGGCAAGGCAGCGAAGGCCGTGACCGAGACCGCCAAGGCGGTAGCCGACAAGGCGAAGAGCGCGACGACGGAGATCGCCGACAAGGCGAAGGACGTGGCCACGGAGGCGAAGGGTTCATCTCCCGCCCCGGCTGCCGACCCCACGCCCGTGGCGGTCGAGCAGTCCGTCCTGCAGCAGGTCTCGGAGGGCTCCTACCACCAGCCCCACGCCGTCCTCGGCGCGCACCTGGACAGCGACGACATCGTCACCATCCGCACGCTGCGACGCCTCGCCCGGTCCGTCGCCGTCGTCACCGGAACCGGCCGCACGGAGCTGGCCCACGAGCACAACGGCATCTGGGTCGGCGCACTGCCGGCCGAGAACCCAGGCCACGTCCCCGACTACCGGCTCGAGGTGGTCTACGACGGCGACCCCGTCACGGTCGACGACCCGTACCGGTTCCTGCCGACCCTCGGCGAGATCGACATGCACCTCATCGGTGAAGGTCGGCACGAGACCCTGTGGACCGCGCTGGGCGCGCACGTCCGCCGGTACTCGTCCGTCCTCGGCGACATCCAGGGTGTGTCCTTCGCGGTCTGGGCCCCGAACGCCCGCGCGGTCCGCGTCATGGGCGAGTTCAACGGCTGGGACGGCAGCGTCAACGCGATGCGCGTGCTGGGCAGCACGGGCATCTGGGAGATCTTCATCCCCGGGGCCGGCGCCGGCACGTGCTACAAGTTCGAGATCCTCGGCAACGACGGACAGTGGCGCCAGAAGGCCGACCCGATGGCGCGGGGCACCGAGATCCCGCCGCTCACCGGTTCCAAGGTCGTCGAGTCGACCTACGTCTTCGGCGACGACGAGTGGATGCAGGCACGTGCGGCCACCGATCCGCACAACGGGCCCATGAGTGTGTACGAAGTGCACCTGGGCTCCTGGCGCCAGGGGCTCGGCTACCGGGAACTGGCGGAGCAGCTCGTGGAGTACGTCTCCTGGCAGGGCTTCACCCACGTGGAACTCATGCCCGTCGCCGAGCACCCGTTCGGCGGGTCGTGGGGCTACCAGGTCACCTCCTACTTCGCGCCGACGTCCCGTTTCGGCTCGCCGGACGACTTCAAGTACCTCGTCGACAAGCTCCACCAGGCCGGGATCGGCGTCATCATGGACTGGGTCCCCGCGCACTTCCCCAAGGACGAGTGGGCGCTGGCCAACTTCGACGGCGGAACCCTGTACGAGCACGGCGACCCGTTCCTCGGCGAACACCGGGACTGGGGCACGCTCATCTTCGACTTCGGTCGCCGTGAGGTGCGCAACTTCCTCGTCGCGAATGCCCTGTACTGGCTCGAGGAGTTCCACATCGACGGTCTCCGGGTCGATGCCGTCGCGTCGATGCTGTACCTGAACTACTCGAGGGAGGAAGGCGAGTGGCGTCCGAACAAGTTCGGCGGCCAGGAGAACCTCGAAGCCATCTCCTTCCTGCAGGAGGTCAACGCAACCGCCTACAAGAGGGCCCCGGGCATCGTCATGGTGGCCGAGGAATCGACGGCGTTCGACGGCGTCACCCGGGCGACCAGCGCCGGTGGCCTCGGGTTCGGCATCAAGTGGAACATGGGCTGGATGCACGACACCCTCGAGTACATCGCCGAGGAACCGATCAACCGGATGTACCACCACGGCAAGGCAACGTTCTCCATGGTGTACGCCTACACGGAGAACTTCATGCTGCCCATCAGCCACGACGAGGTCGTGCACGGCAAGGGTTCCCTGCTGCGCAAGATGCCGGGCGACCGCTGGCAGCAGCTCGCGAACGTCCGCGCATACCTCGCGTTCCAGTGGGCGCACCCGGGCAAGCAGCTGATCTTCATGGGGACCGAGTTCGCCCAGGAATCCGAGTGGGCGGAGCAGCACAGCCTCGACTGGTGGCTGACGGATACCCCGTCCCACAAGGGAGTCCAGCAGCTCGTCCGGTCCCTGAACGCCGTGTACCGGGAGACCCCGGCGCTGTATGCGCGTGACAACGAGCCGGCCGGCTTCCAGTGGATCGACGAGAACGACGGCGAGCACAACACGCTGTCCTTCATCCGCTGGGACCACCAGGGCAACCCGCTCGTCTGCATCGCGAACTTCGCCGGCGGCCCGCACGAGGGATTCCGGGTGGGACTCCCCTGGGCGGGGGAGTGGACCGAAGTGCTCAACACCGACTCGGAGGAGTTCGGTGGGTCTGGCGTCGGGAACTCCGGGGTCGTCACGGCCCGCGAGGGTGCGCACAACGGCCAGCCCGCCTACGGGGATGTCCGTGTCCCACCGCTCGGCGTGCTGTACCTGAAGCCCACCACCTCCTGA